The Peribacillus sp. FSL P2-0133 genome has a segment encoding these proteins:
- a CDS encoding DNA translocase FtsK, producing the protein MKWLNKMKKWFQAEEIIEIEEIIIDEPLDEETLKKMDFSKLSKSKKEEIKVYNQKVEKMSQTPDPDTKILFQYPKGQFKFPLIPDREQNKRKPRERNREESEPKQGKNVTKETTRRPVRDTEPKRRSFDREETSKIVPSNTPFRPTEIPSPIYGFRRPEKKTVPSEEIVEYELESKMPILKKEGPDIEIPVPIPEISKEVSHEEMTIEPSVLIPEQAEKKREDSEIPAFFRRNSIESLPEEAVSEPDIIEPAVEKEAIEQDQVDFGREVAVSIMEQADDTPPEAISVPGEVAAQSNQPSVSQGTLPEDPSEAIPEVQPKRPKKHIPFNVMMLKQDREKNSFMNKMMPEKKSLNSERAVVSPDKRPMNDAAETETGQAKPSAIPERKQEEGRVMPKEGTPVITPTFLDTKAGSEIAAVPVNTVESNIGSSPVTKPLLEQESPISGNGYQEAVYTEAAAESGQGDTPAVFGSVEAEDNPYYVFPNIELLTPPTYAVHDDEWLEEQTLLLDETLKNFNVRAKVVNVTQGPAVTRFEVHPEPGVKVNKVTNLMDDIKLSLAAQDMRMEAPIPGKHTIGIEIPNRKSKPVFLREVLESTEFQEHESPLAVALGLDISGQPIITDLRKMPHGLIAGQTGSGKSVCINTMLVSLLYKATPQELKLLLIDPKMVELAPYNRIPHLVSPVITDVKAATAALKWAVEEMERRYELFVHAGVRDITRFNDQAEKAGQYSSKLPYILVIIDELADLMMMSPADVEEAICRIAQKARACGIHLIVATQRPSVDVITGLIKANIPTRIAFSVSSQVDSRTIIDSGGAEKLLGRGDMLFAENGSSKTVRLQGTFVSDEEIDQVVNHVKLEQQPKYLFEQEDLLNRAEVTEDADELFFEACEFVVSQQAASASSVQRRFRVGYNRASRLIEMMEQRGVVSESRGSRPRDVLITEEELEFLHVN; encoded by the coding sequence TTGAAATGGCTAAATAAGATGAAAAAATGGTTCCAAGCAGAGGAAATTATTGAAATCGAAGAAATTATTATAGATGAGCCGCTTGATGAAGAGACATTAAAGAAAATGGATTTTTCAAAGCTTTCTAAGTCAAAGAAAGAAGAAATAAAGGTTTACAATCAAAAAGTGGAAAAAATGTCCCAGACGCCAGACCCGGATACGAAAATCCTGTTTCAATATCCAAAAGGACAGTTCAAGTTTCCGCTCATTCCAGACCGGGAGCAGAATAAAAGAAAGCCTAGGGAAAGAAACAGGGAAGAAAGTGAACCCAAACAGGGGAAGAATGTGACCAAAGAAACAACGAGAAGGCCTGTAAGGGATACTGAACCAAAACGGAGAAGCTTCGACCGGGAGGAAACCTCAAAAATAGTCCCGTCAAATACTCCATTCCGCCCAACGGAAATCCCTTCACCCATTTATGGGTTCCGTCGTCCGGAAAAAAAAACAGTCCCTTCTGAAGAAATTGTCGAATATGAATTAGAAAGCAAAATGCCCATCCTTAAAAAAGAAGGACCCGATATCGAGATTCCGGTACCGATCCCTGAAATCTCAAAAGAAGTGTCACATGAGGAAATGACGATAGAACCATCCGTTCTTATACCGGAACAAGCTGAAAAAAAAAGGGAAGATTCGGAGATACCCGCTTTCTTTCGTAGGAATTCCATTGAGTCACTGCCAGAAGAAGCAGTAAGCGAGCCTGACATAATTGAGCCTGCGGTGGAAAAAGAGGCTATTGAACAGGACCAGGTCGATTTTGGACGCGAAGTCGCTGTATCCATCATGGAACAGGCGGACGACACCCCGCCTGAAGCTATATCGGTTCCTGGGGAGGTTGCTGCACAATCAAATCAACCATCCGTTAGTCAAGGGACACTGCCTGAAGATCCATCTGAGGCAATACCTGAAGTGCAGCCTAAACGTCCGAAAAAACATATCCCATTTAATGTGATGATGCTTAAGCAAGATCGGGAAAAAAACAGCTTCATGAATAAAATGATGCCGGAAAAAAAAAGCCTTAATTCGGAAAGGGCAGTAGTTTCCCCTGATAAGCGACCAATGAATGATGCTGCTGAAACGGAGACAGGACAAGCGAAACCATCCGCCATTCCTGAACGGAAACAAGAGGAAGGCAGAGTTATGCCGAAAGAGGGGACTCCGGTCATTACACCAACCTTTTTGGACACTAAGGCTGGTTCGGAAATCGCCGCCGTGCCTGTAAATACAGTTGAATCCAATATTGGTTCCAGCCCGGTCACTAAGCCGCTCTTGGAACAGGAATCCCCCATTTCCGGAAATGGGTATCAAGAAGCAGTTTATACAGAGGCGGCAGCAGAAAGTGGCCAGGGCGATACCCCTGCAGTTTTTGGCTCCGTGGAAGCGGAGGATAATCCATATTATGTGTTTCCGAATATCGAATTGCTGACACCTCCCACTTATGCTGTGCATGATGATGAGTGGCTCGAGGAACAGACTTTATTACTTGATGAGACATTGAAAAATTTCAATGTCCGTGCAAAGGTCGTCAATGTCACTCAAGGACCGGCAGTAACTCGTTTCGAGGTGCATCCGGAGCCGGGAGTGAAGGTGAATAAAGTGACGAACCTGATGGATGACATCAAATTAAGCCTTGCTGCTCAGGATATGCGGATGGAAGCGCCTATTCCGGGTAAACATACAATTGGCATCGAGATTCCGAACAGGAAAAGCAAACCGGTATTTTTGCGTGAGGTTTTGGAAAGTACTGAGTTTCAAGAGCATGAATCACCGCTTGCCGTGGCTTTAGGACTCGATATATCCGGTCAGCCGATTATCACGGATTTGAGAAAGATGCCGCATGGATTGATAGCCGGGCAAACGGGATCGGGGAAAAGTGTATGTATCAACACGATGCTGGTCAGCTTGCTGTATAAAGCGACGCCGCAGGAATTGAAATTACTGTTGATCGATCCGAAAATGGTCGAGCTCGCCCCATATAACCGGATCCCGCATTTGGTCAGTCCAGTCATAACCGATGTAAAAGCGGCTACGGCTGCGTTGAAATGGGCTGTAGAGGAGATGGAACGGCGTTATGAATTGTTTGTACATGCCGGTGTGCGTGATATCACCCGCTTTAATGACCAAGCGGAAAAAGCCGGTCAATATTCAAGCAAGCTGCCTTATATCCTAGTGATCATCGATGAGCTTGCAGATCTAATGATGATGTCCCCGGCTGATGTAGAGGAAGCGATTTGCCGGATTGCGCAAAAGGCCCGTGCCTGCGGCATCCATTTGATTGTAGCCACTCAAAGACCTTCAGTCGATGTCATAACTGGATTGATCAAGGCAAATATCCCGACAAGGATCGCTTTTTCGGTTTCTTCACAAGTCGACTCACGTACAATCATCGATAGCGGCGGTGCAGAAAAATTATTGGGAAGAGGAGATATGTTATTCGCTGAAAACGGCTCTTCGAAAACGGTGCGCCTGCAAGGGACTTTCGTGAGTGATGAAGAAATCGATCAAGTCGTAAACCATGTTAAACTGGAGCAGCAGCCGAAATACCTGTTTGAACAGGAAGACTTGCTGAACAGGGCCGAAGTCACGGAAGATGCGGATGAACTGTTTTTCGAGGCCTGTGAATT
- a CDS encoding amidohydrolase: MKSKLMNMLEARKGEMVQIRRHLHENPELSFKEEKTAKYIIDFYKGKDVSIQTNVGNGLGIIVTIEGGKPGKTIGLRADFDALPISEEAEVPFRSKNEGVMHACGHDGHTAYLLVLADCINELKDSLSGTIKIIHQHAEETPPGGAKSIMESGFLDELDAVFGIHLFPSHPAGVVGYRGGYSMAGRTYFKLAIKGVGGHGSSPHMANDTIVAGAHFVTAVQTVISRRLNPFDMGVVTIGSFDGKGSFNVIKDRIEIEGDVRYMTAETQQLIDKEIHRIVKGVETEFDVQCELTYVPDYPPLYNDPELTRFVKNSLESMDDKDIKKVVEFPVFSGSEDFSYYAEKIPGCFFYIGCKPKGVEKAYFNHHPKFDIDEDALLIASKSVAQVVCSFYEWK; the protein is encoded by the coding sequence GTGAAAAGCAAATTAATGAACATGCTTGAAGCCCGTAAAGGGGAAATGGTTCAAATCCGCCGTCATTTACACGAGAATCCGGAGCTATCCTTCAAAGAAGAGAAAACGGCAAAATATATCATTGATTTTTATAAGGGGAAAGATGTATCGATTCAAACGAATGTAGGAAATGGATTAGGGATCATCGTGACGATCGAAGGTGGAAAACCAGGGAAAACGATAGGTCTCCGTGCCGATTTCGATGCACTGCCGATTTCAGAAGAAGCGGAGGTTCCATTCCGTTCAAAAAATGAAGGTGTCATGCATGCCTGCGGACACGATGGGCATACCGCTTATTTATTGGTATTGGCAGACTGCATCAATGAGCTGAAAGATTCCCTATCAGGTACGATCAAAATAATTCATCAACATGCAGAAGAAACACCCCCCGGAGGAGCCAAAAGCATTATGGAATCAGGGTTTTTGGATGAACTGGATGCTGTTTTTGGAATCCATTTATTTCCTTCTCATCCAGCAGGGGTTGTCGGGTATCGCGGCGGCTATTCGATGGCTGGACGGACCTATTTCAAGTTAGCGATAAAGGGTGTAGGCGGCCATGGATCCTCCCCGCATATGGCTAATGATACCATTGTGGCAGGCGCCCATTTCGTGACAGCCGTACAAACCGTAATCAGCCGTCGCTTGAACCCTTTTGATATGGGTGTAGTCACAATCGGCTCCTTCGATGGAAAAGGAAGCTTTAATGTCATTAAAGATCGTATAGAAATTGAAGGGGATGTTCGTTATATGACAGCAGAGACCCAACAGCTGATCGATAAGGAAATCCACCGGATCGTTAAAGGGGTAGAAACGGAATTTGATGTTCAGTGCGAACTTACATATGTTCCCGATTATCCTCCGTTATATAATGACCCTGAACTGACGCGATTCGTGAAAAATAGCCTGGAAAGCATGGATGACAAAGATATTAAGAAGGTTGTGGAATTTCCGGTTTTCTCTGGTTCAGAAGATTTTTCGTATTATGCAGAAAAGATTCCTGGCTGCTTCTTTTACATTGGCTGTAAACCGAAAGGGGTGGAGAAGGCATATTTCAATCACCATCCTAAATTCGACATTGATGAGGATGCCCTTTTGATCGCTTCCAAATCAGTGGCGCAGGTTGTATGCAGTTTTTATGAATGGAAATAG
- a CDS encoding DUF1444 domain-containing protein, translated as MKMDSTKLKNILKERLKDENRTFKFDSKKDTLRVENVKTGKGITIELPPVLANYENVQEKAIDEIIYYVEEALNVMGGEHSMEGKEKFIFPVIRSTSFPMESEEGNPFLFDEHTAETRIFYALDLGKTYRLIDEKMIQRENWQGDRIREIALFNARSLSTEMKSDIVAGNAFYFLNTNDGYDASRILNESWLREMKDKIEGTMAVAIPHQDVIIIADVKNDTGYDILAQMAMSFFASGHVPITALSFLYEENELEPIFIMGKNKKREQ; from the coding sequence ATGAAAATGGACAGCACGAAGCTGAAAAATATCCTGAAGGAACGTTTAAAAGATGAAAATCGCACATTTAAATTCGATAGCAAGAAAGATACGTTACGGGTGGAAAATGTGAAGACCGGGAAGGGTATCACCATCGAGTTGCCTCCTGTACTTGCTAACTATGAAAACGTACAGGAAAAGGCCATCGATGAAATTATCTATTACGTGGAAGAGGCCCTGAATGTGATGGGGGGAGAACATAGCATGGAAGGCAAGGAGAAATTCATTTTCCCAGTCATCCGCTCGACCTCCTTTCCAATGGAATCGGAAGAAGGAAATCCATTTTTATTCGATGAGCATACGGCTGAAACCCGGATTTTTTATGCCCTTGATTTAGGGAAAACCTACCGTCTTATAGATGAAAAGATGATTCAACGGGAAAATTGGCAGGGTGACAGGATCCGTGAAATTGCCCTTTTTAATGCCCGTTCCCTCTCCACTGAAATGAAGTCGGATATCGTTGCAGGTAATGCATTTTATTTTTTGAACACGAATGATGGTTATGATGCCAGCAGGATCCTGAATGAATCATGGCTTCGGGAAATGAAGGACAAGATCGAGGGAACCATGGCTGTGGCCATTCCCCATCAGGACGTCATCATCATTGCCGATGTGAAGAATGATACGGGCTATGATATTCTTGCGCAAATGGCGATGAGCTTCTTTGCCAGCGGTCATGTTCCAATAACGGCTCTATCATTTCTTTACGAAGAAAATGAGTTGGAGCCCATCTTCATTATGGGTAAAAACAAAAAGCGTGAACAATAA
- a CDS encoding thioredoxin family protein — MENLQTVEQYDALKNEGKHIFLFSATWCGDCRVIEPIMPEIETKFPDFTFIHVDRDEFIDVCAANDVFGIPSFIAYDNGKELGRFVSKDRKTQEQIEEFIQSL, encoded by the coding sequence ATGGAAAATTTACAAACCGTTGAGCAATATGATGCATTGAAAAATGAAGGCAAACATATCTTTCTTTTTTCGGCGACATGGTGTGGGGATTGCCGTGTAATCGAACCGATAATGCCGGAGATTGAAACGAAATTTCCTGACTTTACATTCATTCATGTGGACCGTGATGAATTCATCGATGTGTGTGCGGCTAATGATGTATTCGGTATACCAAGTTTCATCGCGTATGATAATGGTAAAGAGCTAGGCAGATTCGTGAGCAAGGATCGTAAAACGCAAGAACAAATTGAGGAATTCATACAATCACTATAA
- a CDS encoding YtoQ family protein, which produces MKLTVYLAGEIHSNWRSELRDKSAALKLPLEFVGPMENHERSDNIGEDILGEQPNPILKDAAASQINNLRTGLLMKKADLVVALFGEKYKQWNTAMDASTAISLGKPLILIRPESHHHALKELSEKASVTVESVNQAMKVLSYIFEEGL; this is translated from the coding sequence ATGAAGTTAACCGTGTATCTTGCTGGGGAGATCCATTCAAATTGGAGAAGTGAGCTGAGAGATAAGTCCGCTGCACTGAAGCTTCCTTTAGAATTTGTAGGCCCGATGGAAAATCATGAACGCTCCGATAATATCGGTGAAGATATCCTCGGGGAACAGCCGAATCCCATCCTGAAGGATGCGGCCGCTTCCCAAATCAATAATTTGCGGACAGGCCTTTTGATGAAAAAAGCTGATCTTGTCGTCGCTCTGTTTGGCGAGAAATATAAACAGTGGAATACTGCCATGGACGCAAGCACCGCCATTTCCCTGGGTAAACCGCTTATTTTGATTCGTCCGGAATCCCATCATCATGCCTTAAAGGAATTATCGGAAAAGGCGAGTGTCACGGTAGAATCCGTTAACCAAGCCATGAAGGTGCTTTCTTATATTTTTGAAGAAGGGCTGTAA
- a CDS encoding AraC family transcriptional regulator, with product MGWVESIQKAIEYIEEHLLEDLTIESISRQANASAFHFQRTFTILTDITIGDYIRRRRLTLAAQEISSTNGKVIDLAYKYGYDTPEAFSKAFRRQHGVSPSEARKYMGKLKFYERLVIQVILKGAKPMKYNILERDSFQLIGIKQEFSLVNEENLIGIPKLWEKVNSDGTGDRLAKLNNGQIDGLIGVCVDKRAVEKNETMDYWIGAEYAGKVPEEFSTLTIPASKWVAFEVHGPMPDAIQQAWKRIFSEWFPTSGYEHAGTPELEVYANDDASNPDYYSEIWIPIKKG from the coding sequence ATGGGGTGGGTTGAATCAATCCAAAAGGCCATCGAATATATCGAGGAGCACTTATTGGAGGACCTGACGATCGAGAGTATTTCCAGGCAGGCGAATGCCTCAGCTTTTCATTTTCAACGGACATTCACCATTTTAACGGATATAACCATTGGTGACTATATCCGTCGTCGAAGACTGACCTTAGCGGCCCAGGAGATTTCATCAACAAATGGCAAGGTCATTGATTTAGCCTACAAGTATGGCTATGACACCCCCGAGGCGTTTTCAAAAGCTTTTCGAAGGCAGCATGGGGTATCTCCAAGCGAAGCCCGAAAGTATATGGGGAAGCTGAAATTCTATGAACGCCTGGTGATACAGGTGATTCTGAAAGGGGCAAAACCGATGAAATACAATATCCTTGAAAGGGATTCCTTTCAATTGATTGGAATCAAGCAAGAGTTTTCTTTGGTTAATGAAGAGAATTTGATCGGGATTCCAAAGTTGTGGGAGAAAGTGAATTCGGATGGAACAGGAGATAGGTTAGCGAAGTTGAACAATGGCCAAATAGATGGCTTGATTGGTGTATGTGTCGATAAGCGGGCTGTGGAAAAAAATGAAACGATGGATTATTGGATAGGTGCAGAGTATGCCGGGAAAGTGCCTGAAGAGTTTTCAACCCTTACGATACCGGCTTCCAAGTGGGTTGCATTCGAAGTTCACGGACCTATGCCGGATGCCATCCAACAAGCTTGGAAACGAATTTTTTCCGAATGGTTCCCTACCAGCGGTTATGAACATGCCGGAACTCCAGAATTGGAAGTATACGCGAATGACGACGCTTCAAACCCTGACTATTACTCCGAAATTTGGATTCCCATTAAAAAGGGATAA
- a CDS encoding DUF84 family protein — translation MKIAVGSKNPAKVSAVLGVYEDAEIISLQVESGVPEQPFSDEETMEGAMTRARNCLIHSDAEMGIGLEGGVVKMGQALFLCNWGAMATRDGEVFVAAGARIPVPGIVAEKLLDGEELGPVMDAFTRQENISKKEGAIGVFTNERITRGEMFLHIMRMLAGQHEYKLKMKKQDF, via the coding sequence TTGAAAATAGCAGTAGGCAGTAAAAATCCGGCGAAAGTAAGTGCCGTGCTTGGTGTATATGAAGATGCAGAAATCATTTCGCTTCAAGTGGAGAGCGGGGTCCCGGAACAGCCTTTTTCAGACGAGGAAACGATGGAGGGGGCAATGACACGTGCCCGGAACTGCTTGATTCACAGTGATGCCGAAATGGGTATCGGGCTTGAAGGCGGTGTCGTGAAAATGGGACAAGCCCTGTTTCTGTGTAATTGGGGTGCAATGGCAACAAGGGACGGTGAGGTCTTTGTAGCTGCCGGAGCGAGAATCCCAGTTCCGGGAATTGTTGCTGAGAAGCTGCTGGACGGTGAAGAGTTGGGCCCGGTGATGGATGCCTTCACAAGGCAAGAGAATATTAGCAAAAAGGAAGGAGCGATCGGCGTATTTACAAATGAGCGAATCACCAGGGGGGAAATGTTCCTTCATATCATGAGGATGCTAGCCGGTCAACACGAGTATAAGCTGAAAATGAAAAAGCAGGATTTTTGA
- a CDS encoding M42 family metallopeptidase: MNHETLELFKTLTELPGASGNEHAVRSFMKRELEKYSDEIVQDRLGGIFGVKRGDEDGPTVLVAGHMDEVGFMVTSVTENGMIRFQTLGGWWSQVLLAQRVEIITDNGPVIGVIGSIPPHLLDESQRSKPMDIKNMLIDIGADDKEDVKRIGIKPGQQIVPICPFTPMANEKKILAKAWDNRYGCGLAIELLKDLKGETLPNILYSGATVQEEVGLRGAQTAAHMIKPDLFFALDASPANDMSGSKSEFGQLGKGALLRIFDRSMVTHRGMREFILDTAESNEIPYQYFVSQGGTDAGQVHIANEGIPSGVIGICSRYIHTHASMIHIDDYAAARELIGKLVRSCDKTTFETLINNG, from the coding sequence ATGAATCATGAGACTTTGGAGCTTTTTAAAACATTGACGGAATTACCGGGAGCCTCGGGAAATGAACATGCAGTTCGGAGTTTCATGAAGCGGGAGCTGGAAAAGTATTCGGATGAAATCGTCCAGGATCGCCTTGGCGGAATATTTGGCGTAAAAAGAGGCGATGAGGATGGGCCGACTGTACTAGTTGCCGGACACATGGATGAAGTGGGATTCATGGTCACTTCAGTAACAGAAAATGGAATGATACGCTTTCAGACCTTGGGAGGCTGGTGGAGTCAAGTGCTATTGGCCCAAAGAGTCGAGATCATAACCGATAACGGTCCGGTCATTGGTGTCATCGGTTCGATTCCGCCCCATTTGCTTGATGAATCGCAACGCTCAAAACCAATGGATATCAAAAATATGCTGATTGATATCGGGGCGGATGATAAGGAAGATGTGAAGAGAATCGGCATTAAGCCAGGTCAGCAGATTGTACCGATTTGCCCATTCACTCCTATGGCCAATGAGAAGAAAATCCTCGCAAAAGCGTGGGATAATCGTTACGGCTGCGGACTTGCGATAGAATTGTTAAAGGATTTAAAAGGTGAAACGTTACCGAATATCTTATATTCCGGGGCAACCGTCCAGGAGGAAGTCGGGTTACGGGGTGCGCAAACTGCAGCTCATATGATCAAACCGGATCTTTTCTTCGCTTTGGATGCAAGTCCGGCGAACGATATGTCCGGCAGTAAAAGTGAATTTGGCCAGCTAGGAAAAGGGGCACTGCTCCGCATTTTCGATCGTTCGATGGTCACTCATCGCGGCATGAGGGAATTCATCCTCGATACGGCCGAGTCTAATGAGATTCCGTATCAATATTTCGTTTCCCAAGGCGGCACGGATGCAGGGCAAGTCCATATTGCAAACGAAGGCATTCCAAGCGGGGTGATTGGCATTTGTTCCCGCTATATTCATACACATGCATCCATGATTCATATTGATGATTATGCCGCTGCACGTGAACTGATTGGGAAATTGGTTCGTTCCTGTGATAAAACGACATTCGAGACCTTGATTAATAACGGTTGA
- a CDS encoding MBL fold metallo-hydrolase, whose amino-acid sequence METMQIGEIKLTWLNGGVTHLDGGAMFGVVPKPLWAKKYPVNENNQIELRTDPILVQANGLNMLIDSGIGNGKLNDKQKRNFGVTEESNLVEDLGRLGIQPNDIDYILMTHLHFDHACGLTKREGETWVPVFERAEIITTQTEWVEMKNPNIRSKSTYWAENWEAVASLVRPFEGEQEITDGIKMIHTGGHSDGHAIIIIEDGGDRLIHMADIMPTHAHANVLWVLAYDDYPMTSIEAKEKWMKSGLENGSWYSFYHDAQYCAIKWDVTGKEIIAELKRKR is encoded by the coding sequence ATGGAAACGATGCAAATAGGGGAAATTAAATTAACATGGTTGAATGGCGGTGTGACTCACTTGGATGGCGGTGCGATGTTCGGTGTTGTACCGAAACCGCTTTGGGCCAAGAAGTATCCTGTTAACGAAAATAACCAAATCGAGCTACGTACGGATCCGATTTTGGTGCAGGCCAATGGATTGAACATGCTTATAGATTCCGGTATTGGCAATGGAAAGCTGAATGACAAGCAGAAACGGAATTTTGGGGTGACGGAGGAATCCAATCTTGTCGAAGATCTTGGCAGACTTGGGATTCAGCCAAATGATATCGATTACATTTTAATGACCCATCTACATTTCGACCATGCCTGCGGTTTGACGAAACGTGAAGGTGAAACTTGGGTGCCTGTTTTCGAGCGTGCAGAAATCATTACGACCCAAACTGAATGGGTGGAAATGAAAAACCCGAATATTCGTTCAAAAAGTACATATTGGGCAGAAAACTGGGAGGCTGTCGCTTCTCTTGTACGTCCTTTTGAAGGTGAGCAGGAAATTACGGACGGCATTAAAATGATCCATACCGGGGGGCATAGTGATGGACATGCGATCATCATCATTGAGGATGGTGGGGATAGATTGATTCACATGGCAGATATCATGCCGACGCACGCGCATGCGAATGTCCTCTGGGTCCTCGCTTATGACGATTATCCCATGACTTCCATCGAGGCGAAGGAAAAGTGGATGAAATCCGGACTGGAAAATGGGTCCTGGTATAGCTTTTATCATGATGCCCAATACTGTGCCATCAAATGGGATGTAACGGGTAAGGAGATAATAGCCGAATTGAAACGGAAGCGATAA
- the trmB gene encoding tRNA (guanosine(46)-N7)-methyltransferase TrmB, producing the protein MRLRNKPWAEDRLNDFPQYVIQQPVSHKGKWHEVFGNDNPLYIEVGTGKGRFITEMAKAHPDVNFIGIEVYGSVIVAALDLLIEADVPNLRLLNVDAANLGDYFAKGDVDRVYLNFSDPWPKSRHAKRRLTYKTFLEVYEGILPDKGEIHFKTDNQGLFESSLKSISEYGMLLKYVSLDLHNSSFEGNIMTEYEEKFSSKGNRIYRLEAMFQ; encoded by the coding sequence ATGCGTTTAAGAAATAAACCTTGGGCTGAAGACCGTTTGAATGATTTTCCACAATATGTAATTCAGCAACCAGTGAGCCATAAAGGTAAATGGCATGAAGTTTTCGGTAACGATAATCCGTTATATATTGAAGTGGGTACGGGAAAAGGCCGTTTCATCACAGAAATGGCAAAAGCCCATCCTGATGTGAATTTCATTGGAATTGAAGTATATGGAAGCGTCATTGTAGCTGCTTTGGACTTGCTGATTGAAGCGGATGTTCCAAATTTAAGGCTGTTGAATGTTGACGCAGCGAACTTAGGGGACTATTTTGCAAAAGGTGACGTGGACCGCGTCTACTTGAATTTCTCTGATCCATGGCCGAAATCACGTCATGCAAAACGTCGGTTAACATACAAGACCTTCCTCGAAGTATATGAAGGCATCCTGCCAGACAAAGGCGAGATTCACTTCAAGACGGATAACCAAGGGTTATTCGAATCTTCTTTGAAAAGTATTTCCGAGTACGGCATGCTCTTGAAATATGTAAGCCTTGATCTTCACAATAGCAGTTTTGAAGGCAACATCATGACTGAATATGAAGAAAAGTTCTCGAGTAAAGGCAACCGGATATACCGATTGGAAGCAATGTTCCAATAA
- a CDS encoding YtzH-like family protein → MPLSHEHQMSLLKDILTNHQTDCCGSVSECEQVERLVKSLMINMEIDSNVKTILTEIYEYSQTGIGTADLDAHISTHQNDLSQWVDDIDQF, encoded by the coding sequence ATGCCGCTTTCCCATGAACATCAAATGTCACTATTGAAAGATATATTGACCAACCATCAAACAGACTGCTGCGGATCCGTTTCTGAATGTGAACAGGTTGAAAGGCTAGTCAAATCCTTAATGATCAATATGGAAATTGACAGCAATGTGAAAACGATACTGACGGAGATTTACGAATACAGTCAAACAGGCATCGGTACTGCCGATTTAGATGCACATATTTCAACCCACCAAAACGACCTGTCCCAGTGGGTGGATGATATAGATCAATTCTGA
- a CDS encoding phosphotransferase family protein, with translation MEHLLGQEWDISPAGGATGEAFIAEKEGQKLFLKRNSSPFLAVLSAEGIVPKLMWTKRLENGDVITAQHWMEGRELSQQEMNNIRVAKLLQKIHQSDPLLSMLKRLGKSPLRPESILTDIETGLSSDVTDIPIIKQAIHFLQNNLLLIECDEKVVCHCDVNHNNWLMTETDGLFLIDWDGAVIGDPAIDLGILLYSYVPREEWNQWLARYGKKLDAGLEMRMKWHTVSQLVLSIQWHHRRKRYEERNELLQKLEALLMVG, from the coding sequence TTGGAACATTTATTAGGTCAGGAGTGGGATATATCCCCTGCCGGAGGAGCTACGGGAGAAGCCTTTATTGCCGAGAAAGAGGGGCAGAAGCTCTTCCTTAAACGAAATTCATCGCCATTTTTAGCTGTTCTTTCGGCTGAGGGCATTGTTCCAAAGTTAATGTGGACAAAACGCCTGGAAAATGGGGATGTAATTACGGCCCAGCATTGGATGGAAGGCAGGGAGCTATCTCAGCAGGAAATGAACAATATAAGAGTCGCAAAGCTGCTTCAAAAAATTCATCAATCCGATCCTTTGTTAAGCATGCTCAAAAGGCTTGGGAAATCCCCTTTACGACCTGAAAGTATACTTACAGACATAGAAACCGGGTTATCTTCGGATGTTACGGATATTCCGATTATCAAGCAGGCCATCCATTTTTTACAGAATAATCTCCTGTTGATTGAATGCGACGAAAAAGTCGTCTGTCATTGTGATGTGAACCATAATAATTGGCTCATGACCGAAACTGACGGATTGTTCCTGATTGATTGGGACGGAGCGGTCATTGGCGATCCGGCCATTGACCTCGGCATACTCCTGTATTCTTATGTCCCAAGGGAAGAATGGAATCAATGGCTTGCCCGTTACGGCAAGAAGCTTGACGCAGGCCTGGAGATGAGGATGAAATGGCACACGGTTTCACAACTTGTGCTTTCCATCCAATGGCATCATCGTAGAAAGCGTTACGAGGAAAGAAATGAATTACTGCAAAAGCTGGAAGCATTATTGATGGTTGGCTGA